DNA from Deinobacterium chartae:
GCGCCGCGTGAGCTCCGGCGGGCGAGGTCAGCAGGGTCACCCGCCGCTCGGGATGCCCCTCGCGCAGGGCCCGCAGGGCCGGTCCGGTCATCAGCAGGTCACCCATGGCATCCAGGCGCACGGCCAGCACATGGCGCGCCGCAGCCCAGCCGGTCTCAGCGGGCCGCATACCCGCTCCCGCCGTAGGCCTGCCGCACCCGCTCGATGATGCCGCTGGTCGAGCGGTCCTCGAGGTAGGGCAGCAGGCGCACCTCGCCGCCCAACCGCAGCACCAGCGGCGCTTCGGGCAGGGTTTGCAGGGTGTAGTCGCCGCCCTTGACGTACACCTCGGGCCGGATCTGCTCGATCAGGCGGGCGGGCGTGTCCTCGTCAAAGGCCACGATGTGGTCCACGCACGACAGCCCGGCCAGCACCTCGGCGCGGTCCTCGAGCGTGTTGATCGGACGCTGCGGTCCCTTGAGGCGACGAATGCTGTCGTCCGAGTTGAGGCCCACCACCAGCACGTCGCCCAGCGCCTTGGCCTGGTTGAGGTAGGTGATGTGCCCGCGGTGCAGCAGGTCAAAGCAGCCGTTGGTAAAGACCACCCGTCGCCCCTGGCTGCGCAGGTAGGCGAGCCGCGCGCACAGGGTGGGAACGTCTTGCAGCTTGCGCTCGGCTCCGATGTGGCCGCGCAGTTCGTCGGCGCGGCAGGCGGTGGTTCCGGCGCGGCCCACCACCACCCGCGCGGCTGCCGAGGCGAGGTCCGCCGCCTGGTGCGCGTGGGCACCCACACCCAGGGCCAGCGCCAGCGCGCTCACGAAGGTATCTCCCGCCCCGGTTGCCGCCGAGTTGGGAGCCGGGTGCGTGTAGGTACGGTACGGCGGCTGCCCGCGCTCGAACACCCAGCCGCCCGCCACGTCCAGGGTCACCGCCGCCATGCGCGCTCCGGTGCGGCGC
Protein-coding regions in this window:
- the rfaE2 gene encoding D-glycero-beta-D-manno-heptose 1-phosphate adenylyltransferase, giving the protein MNRTLHELVDAFRHLRVLVIGEAMLDSYLSGEVGRLCREAPVPIVDVQGRHDVPGGAANTAMNVHALGARVDFLSVVGTDLEADLLRQALEAGGVDSRGLIAASGRRTLLKQRVTAGGQILLRLDQGSTEALEVRAERELIEALEIAFIHADVVIVSDYGYGVLTDRVIATLRELQARHPRVLVADARRLERYREVGVTAVKPNYPEACALLGQEACVDDEARLEQMRRQGPEVLRRTGARMAAVTLDVAGGWVFERGQPPYRTYTHPAPNSAATGAGDTFVSALALALGVGAHAHQAADLASAAARVVVGRAGTTACRADELRGHIGAERKLQDVPTLCARLAYLRSQGRRVVFTNGCFDLLHRGHITYLNQAKALGDVLVVGLNSDDSIRRLKGPQRPINTLEDRAEVLAGLSCVDHIVAFDEDTPARLIEQIRPEVYVKGGDYTLQTLPEAPLVLRLGGEVRLLPYLEDRSTSGIIERVRQAYGGSGYAAR